The Mycolicibacterium brumae DNA window ACGGCGGCGACCTTCTCCTCGGCGCCGGCCCGGGCGGCCAGCATCTCGATGACCTCGCCCTGGATCAGGGTGGAGTCGACGTCGAAAACCACCAGCCGTTTGGCCCGCCGCGACAATCCGTAGTCCTCGACTGCCACGTCGACGCCCTGGGCTCTCGACACCTGGGCCAGCATCTCGCGCAGTGCGGTGTCGGCGCCGGCGGGCACGGTGACGCGCAGCTCCAGGCCGGTGACCGGGTAGTCGGAGACCCCGCGGATCGTGTCGATATTGACCCCGAGCAGGGCCACCTCCTGGGCCAGCACGCCGAACGCGCCGGCGGTGATGGGTCGGCCCAGCACCACGATGCTGTGCGTGGAGGTCTGCCGGACGACGGGGATCCCGTCGTTGCGCTCGATGGTGACGTTGAGCCCGACGCCGTGCACCGCGGCTTCCACGCCGGTCCGGAACGGTGATCCGGGCCCGGTGGCGCCGGGGTCGGCCACCAGCACACCTAGGGTGAGCTGGCCGTTGATGACGACCTGTTCGACGTTGAGCAGTTCCGCGTTGTACGCCGAGAGCACCGCGAACAGCGCCGAGGTGACACCGGGACGGTCCACGCCGGTGACGGTGATCAGCACCATGGCATCAGGCGCCGTCATCGGCTACCGCCGTGGACCGGTCGGACGCGGCTCAATTGCTGTGCGACGGCGTGTGCTCGCGGCCCACGTGGGCCTCGGCACGCATCCGCTCGACCATGTGCGGGTAGTGCAGCTCGAACGCCGGGCGCTCGGAACGGATCCGCGGCAGCTCGGTGAAGTTGTGCCGCGGCGGCGGGCAACTGGTCGCCCACTCCAGCGAGTTGCCGTAGCCCCACGGGTCGTCGACGGTCACGACGTCGCCGAAGCGCCAGCTCTTGAACACGTTCCACACGAACGGCAGCACCGACAGGCCGAGGATGAACGAGCCCAAGGTGGACACCACGTTCAGGCTGGTGAAACCGTCGGTCGCCAAGTAGTCGGCGTAGCGGCGCGGCATACCTTCGTTGCCCAGCCAGTGCTGCACCAGGAAGGTGGTGTGGAAACCGATGAAGGTCAGCCAGAAGTGCAGCTTGCCGAGACGCTCGTCGAGCAGCCGTCCGGTCATCTTCGGGAACCAGAAGTAGATGCCGGCGTAGGTCGCGAACACGATGGTGCCGAACAGCACGTAGTGGAAGTGCGCCACCACGAAGTAGGTGTCGGAGACGTGGAAGTCCAGCGGCGGGCTGGCCAGCAGCACGCCGGACAGGCCACCCAGCAGGAAGGTGAAGATGAAGCCGATCGAGAACACCATGGGTGTCTCGAAGGTCAATTGGCCCTTCCACATGGTGCCCAGCCAGTTGAAGAACTTGATGCCGGTCGGGACCGCGATCAGGAACGTCATGAAGCTGAAGAACGGCAGCAGGATCGCGCCGGTCGCGTACATGTGGTGCGCCCACACCGCCACCGACAGCGCGGCGATGGACAGCGTCGCGTAGATCAGGGTGGTGTAGCCGAAGATCGGCTTGCGGCTGAACACCGGGAAGATCTCACTGACGATGCCGAAGAATGGCAACGCGATGATGTACACCTCTGGGTGTCCGAAGAACCAGAACACGTGTTGCCAAAGTATGACGCCGCCGTTTGCTGGGTCATAGACGTGCGCGCCGAAGTGTCGGTCGGCGACCAGCGCCAGCAGCGCGGCGGTCAGGATCGGGAAGACCAGCAGCACCAGGATCGACGTCACCAGCATGTTCCAGGTGAAGATCGGCATCCGGAACATGGTCATGCCGGGGGCGCGCATGCAGACCACGGTGGTGATCATGTTGACGCCACCGAGGATGGTGCCCAGACCACCGACGGCCAGACCGAAGATCCACAGGTCCGCGCCGGCGCCCGGCGAGTGGATGGCGTTGCTCAGCGGGGTGTAGGCGGTCCAGCCGAAGT harbors:
- the serB gene encoding phosphoserine phosphatase SerB, which encodes MTAPDAMVLITVTGVDRPGVTSALFAVLSAYNAELLNVEQVVINGQLTLGVLVADPGATGPGSPFRTGVEAAVHGVGLNVTIERNDGIPVVRQTSTHSIVVLGRPITAGAFGVLAQEVALLGVNIDTIRGVSDYPVTGLELRVTVPAGADTALREMLAQVSRAQGVDVAVEDYGLSRRAKRLVVFDVDSTLIQGEVIEMLAARAGAEEKVAAVTEAAMRGELDFAESLRERVATLAGLPASVVEDVADEIELTPGARTTVRTLQRLGYHCGVVSGGFRQVIDPLAHELGLDFVSANVLEIVDGKLTGRVVGEIVDRPGKAKALRKFAAEAGVPMGQTVAVGDGANDIDMLSAAGLGVAFNAKPALREVADASLSHPYLDTVLFLLGVTRAEIEAADLKDGLDLTRIEIPPA
- the ctaD gene encoding cytochrome c oxidase subunit I; translation: MTAEAPPRGELEATRPYKERIGPKGNLIYKMITTTDHKLIGIMYCVVCFIFFFVGGLMALLMRTELAMPGLQFLSNEQFNQLFTMHGTAMLLFYATPIVFGFANLVLPLQIGAPDVAFPRLNALSFWLFLFGALIALGGFITPGGAADFGWTAYTPLSNAIHSPGAGADLWIFGLAVGGLGTILGGVNMITTVVCMRAPGMTMFRMPIFTWNMLVTSILVLLVFPILTAALLALVADRHFGAHVYDPANGGVILWQHVFWFFGHPEVYIIALPFFGIVSEIFPVFSRKPIFGYTTLIYATLSIAALSVAVWAHHMYATGAILLPFFSFMTFLIAVPTGIKFFNWLGTMWKGQLTFETPMVFSIGFIFTFLLGGLSGVLLASPPLDFHVSDTYFVVAHFHYVLFGTIVFATYAGIYFWFPKMTGRLLDERLGKLHFWLTFIGFHTTFLVQHWLGNEGMPRRYADYLATDGFTSLNVVSTLGSFILGLSVLPFVWNVFKSWRFGDVVTVDDPWGYGNSLEWATSCPPPRHNFTELPRIRSERPAFELHYPHMVERMRAEAHVGREHTPSHSN